A region from the Acinonyx jubatus isolate Ajub_Pintada_27869175 chromosome C2, VMU_Ajub_asm_v1.0, whole genome shotgun sequence genome encodes:
- the ZDHHC23 gene encoding palmitoyltransferase ZDHHC23 isoform X5, whose translation MGSMKPVKTNKAEEPELEPLCCCEYIDRNGEKNHVAACLCDCQDLDEGCDRWITCKSVQPETCERIMDTISDRLRIPWLRGAKKVNISIIPPLVLLPVFLRVASWHFLLGGVVLTSLPVLALWYYYLTHRRKEQTLFFLSLGLFSLGYMYYVFLQEVVPKGRVGPTQLALLTCGLFLILLALYRAKKNPGYLRNPASNDRPLSSGQAECLTRKGQEKTKGFPGAESSGSLNNRTLKDEPKGSSRVLVGSPTKIKEDWCAKCQLVRPARAWHCRICGICVRRMDHHCVCSALSFTCVWYSVIITAGMAYIFLIQLINISYNVTEREVQQALRQKTGRRLLCGLIVDTGQYNRGFLRNWYQFSTLGAHPFHHPAEDIV comes from the exons ATGGGCAGTATGAAGCCAGTGAAGACAAACAAAGCGGAAGAACCTGAATTGGAGCCCCTGTGCTGCTGCGAGTACATAGATCGAAATGGGGAAAAGAACCACGTGGCTGCCTGTTTGTGCGATTGCCAAGATCTCGATGAAGGGTGCGATAG ATGGATTACATGTAAATCCGTGCAGCCAGAGACTTGTGAAAGAATCATGGATACTATTTCCGATCGCCTCCGAATTCCTTGGCTTAGGGGAGCCAAAAAAGTTAACATTAGCATCATTCCCCCGCTCGTCCTACTGCCCGTCTTCCTCCGCGTGGCTTCCTGGCATTTCCTCCTGGGGGGGGTGGTTTTGACCTCCCTTCCTGTGCTGGCTCTGTGGTACTACTACCTCACtcacagaaggaaagaacagactCTGTTTTTCCTGAGCCTCGGACTGTTCTCTCTGGGCTACATGTACTATGTGTTCCTGCAGGAAGTGGTCCCCAAAGGGCGTGTGGGACCCACTCAGCTGGCTCTTCTTACCTGCGGGTTATTTCTGATACTCTTAGCCTTGTACAGAGCCAAGAAGAATCCAGGCTACCTCAGAAATCCAGCAAGCAATGACAGACCTCTAAGCAGCGGCCAGGCTGAATGCCTGACCAGAAAAGGGCAGGAGAAGACCAAAGGGTTCCCGGGCGCAGAATCGTCGGGTAGTCTCAACAACCGCACGCTGAAGGATGAGCCTAAGGGCTCTTCCAGGGTGTTGGTTGGAAGCCCTACCAAGATCAAGGAGGACTGGTGTGCCAAGTGCCAGCTGGTGCGACCAGCCCGGGCGTGGCATTGCCGGATCTGTGGCATCTGTGTGAGGAGAATGGATCATCACTGTGTCTG CTCAGCGTTGTCCTTCACCTGTGTGTGGTACTCTGTGATCATCACGGCGGGCATGGCCTACATCTTCCTCATCCAGCTGATAAACATCAGTTACAACGTCACCGAGAGGGAAGTCCAGCAGGCCCTTCGACAGAAGACGGGGCGCCGGCTCCTCTGTGGGCTCATCGTGGACACAGGCCAGTACAACCGGGGCTTCCTGCGGAACTGGTACCAGTTCTCCACCCTGGGTGCCCACCCCTTCCACCACCCTGCCGAGGACATTGTCTGA
- the ZDHHC23 gene encoding palmitoyltransferase ZDHHC23 isoform X2, translated as MGSMKPVKTNKAEEPELEPLCCCEYIDRNGEKNHVAACLCDCQDLDEGCDRWITCKSVQPETCERIMDTISDRLRIPWLRGAKKVNISIIPPLVLLPVFLRVASWHFLLGGVVLTSLPVLALWYYYLTHRRKEQTLFFLSLGLFSLGYMYYVFLQEVVPKGRVGPTQLALLTCGLFLILLALYRAKKNPGYLRNPASNDRPLSSGQAECLTRKGQEKTKGFPGAESSGSLNNRTLKDEPKGSSRVLVGSPTKIKEDWCAKCQLVRPARAWHCRICGICVRRMDHHCVCCVGESNHQAFILALSIFLLTSAYGITLTLDTICRDRSVFTALFYCPGVYADYSSALSFTCVWYSVIITAGMAYIFLIQLINISYNVTEREVQQALRQKTGRRLLCGLIVDTGQYNRGFLRNWYQFSTLGAHPFHHPAEDIV; from the exons ATGGGCAGTATGAAGCCAGTGAAGACAAACAAAGCGGAAGAACCTGAATTGGAGCCCCTGTGCTGCTGCGAGTACATAGATCGAAATGGGGAAAAGAACCACGTGGCTGCCTGTTTGTGCGATTGCCAAGATCTCGATGAAGGGTGCGATAG ATGGATTACATGTAAATCCGTGCAGCCAGAGACTTGTGAAAGAATCATGGATACTATTTCCGATCGCCTCCGAATTCCTTGGCTTAGGGGAGCCAAAAAAGTTAACATTAGCATCATTCCCCCGCTCGTCCTACTGCCCGTCTTCCTCCGCGTGGCTTCCTGGCATTTCCTCCTGGGGGGGGTGGTTTTGACCTCCCTTCCTGTGCTGGCTCTGTGGTACTACTACCTCACtcacagaaggaaagaacagactCTGTTTTTCCTGAGCCTCGGACTGTTCTCTCTGGGCTACATGTACTATGTGTTCCTGCAGGAAGTGGTCCCCAAAGGGCGTGTGGGACCCACTCAGCTGGCTCTTCTTACCTGCGGGTTATTTCTGATACTCTTAGCCTTGTACAGAGCCAAGAAGAATCCAGGCTACCTCAGAAATCCAGCAAGCAATGACAGACCTCTAAGCAGCGGCCAGGCTGAATGCCTGACCAGAAAAGGGCAGGAGAAGACCAAAGGGTTCCCGGGCGCAGAATCGTCGGGTAGTCTCAACAACCGCACGCTGAAGGATGAGCCTAAGGGCTCTTCCAGGGTGTTGGTTGGAAGCCCTACCAAGATCAAGGAGGACTGGTGTGCCAAGTGCCAGCTGGTGCGACCAGCCCGGGCGTGGCATTGCCGGATCTGTGGCATCTGTGTGAGGAGAATGGATCATCACTGTGTCTG CTGTGTTGGAGAATCAAATCATCAAGCATTTATACTTGCCCTTTCGATCTTCTTGCTAACCTCGGCGTATGGGATAACACTGACCTTGGACACCATTTGTAGAGATAGAAGTGTCTTCACAGCTCTCTTCTATTGTCCTGGAGTTTACGCAGATTACAG CTCAGCGTTGTCCTTCACCTGTGTGTGGTACTCTGTGATCATCACGGCGGGCATGGCCTACATCTTCCTCATCCAGCTGATAAACATCAGTTACAACGTCACCGAGAGGGAAGTCCAGCAGGCCCTTCGACAGAAGACGGGGCGCCGGCTCCTCTGTGGGCTCATCGTGGACACAGGCCAGTACAACCGGGGCTTCCTGCGGAACTGGTACCAGTTCTCCACCCTGGGTGCCCACCCCTTCCACCACCCTGCCGAGGACATTGTCTGA
- the ZDHHC23 gene encoding palmitoyltransferase ZDHHC23 isoform X1, whose translation MGSMKPVKTNKAEEPELEPLCCCEYIDRNGEKNHVAACLCDCQDLDEGCDRWITCKSVQPETCERIMDTISDRLRIPWLRGAKKVNISIIPPLVLLPVFLRVASWHFLLGGVVLTSLPVLALWYYYLTHRRKEQTLFFLSLGLFSLGYMYYVFLQEVVPKGRVGPTQLALLTCGLFLILLALYRAKKNPGYLRNPASNDRPLSSGQAECLTRKGQEKTKGFPGAESSGSLNNRTLKDEPKGSSRVLVGSPTKIKEDWCAKCQLVRPARAWHCRICGICVRRMDHHCVWINSCVGESNHQAFILALSIFLLTSAYGITLTLDTICRDRSVFTALFYCPGVYADYSSALSFTCVWYSVIITAGMAYIFLIQLINISYNVTEREVQQALRQKTGRRLLCGLIVDTGQYNRGFLRNWYQFSTLGAHPFHHPAEDIV comes from the exons ATGGGCAGTATGAAGCCAGTGAAGACAAACAAAGCGGAAGAACCTGAATTGGAGCCCCTGTGCTGCTGCGAGTACATAGATCGAAATGGGGAAAAGAACCACGTGGCTGCCTGTTTGTGCGATTGCCAAGATCTCGATGAAGGGTGCGATAG ATGGATTACATGTAAATCCGTGCAGCCAGAGACTTGTGAAAGAATCATGGATACTATTTCCGATCGCCTCCGAATTCCTTGGCTTAGGGGAGCCAAAAAAGTTAACATTAGCATCATTCCCCCGCTCGTCCTACTGCCCGTCTTCCTCCGCGTGGCTTCCTGGCATTTCCTCCTGGGGGGGGTGGTTTTGACCTCCCTTCCTGTGCTGGCTCTGTGGTACTACTACCTCACtcacagaaggaaagaacagactCTGTTTTTCCTGAGCCTCGGACTGTTCTCTCTGGGCTACATGTACTATGTGTTCCTGCAGGAAGTGGTCCCCAAAGGGCGTGTGGGACCCACTCAGCTGGCTCTTCTTACCTGCGGGTTATTTCTGATACTCTTAGCCTTGTACAGAGCCAAGAAGAATCCAGGCTACCTCAGAAATCCAGCAAGCAATGACAGACCTCTAAGCAGCGGCCAGGCTGAATGCCTGACCAGAAAAGGGCAGGAGAAGACCAAAGGGTTCCCGGGCGCAGAATCGTCGGGTAGTCTCAACAACCGCACGCTGAAGGATGAGCCTAAGGGCTCTTCCAGGGTGTTGGTTGGAAGCCCTACCAAGATCAAGGAGGACTGGTGTGCCAAGTGCCAGCTGGTGCGACCAGCCCGGGCGTGGCATTGCCGGATCTGTGGCATCTGTGTGAGGAGAATGGATCATCACTGTGTCTG GATAAATAGCTGTGTTGGAGAATCAAATCATCAAGCATTTATACTTGCCCTTTCGATCTTCTTGCTAACCTCGGCGTATGGGATAACACTGACCTTGGACACCATTTGTAGAGATAGAAGTGTCTTCACAGCTCTCTTCTATTGTCCTGGAGTTTACGCAGATTACAG CTCAGCGTTGTCCTTCACCTGTGTGTGGTACTCTGTGATCATCACGGCGGGCATGGCCTACATCTTCCTCATCCAGCTGATAAACATCAGTTACAACGTCACCGAGAGGGAAGTCCAGCAGGCCCTTCGACAGAAGACGGGGCGCCGGCTCCTCTGTGGGCTCATCGTGGACACAGGCCAGTACAACCGGGGCTTCCTGCGGAACTGGTACCAGTTCTCCACCCTGGGTGCCCACCCCTTCCACCACCCTGCCGAGGACATTGTCTGA
- the ZDHHC23 gene encoding palmitoyltransferase ZDHHC23 isoform X4 — protein sequence MGKRTTWLPVCAIAKISMKGAIVPSFCALLNRWITCKSVQPETCERIMDTISDRLRIPWLRGAKKVNISIIPPLVLLPVFLRVASWHFLLGGVVLTSLPVLALWYYYLTHRRKEQTLFFLSLGLFSLGYMYYVFLQEVVPKGRVGPTQLALLTCGLFLILLALYRAKKNPGYLRNPASNDRPLSSGQAECLTRKGQEKTKGFPGAESSGSLNNRTLKDEPKGSSRVLVGSPTKIKEDWCAKCQLVRPARAWHCRICGICVRRMDHHCVWINSCVGESNHQAFILALSIFLLTSAYGITLTLDTICRDRSVFTALFYCPGVYADYSSALSFTCVWYSVIITAGMAYIFLIQLINISYNVTEREVQQALRQKTGRRLLCGLIVDTGQYNRGFLRNWYQFSTLGAHPFHHPAEDIV from the exons ATGGGGAAAAGAACCACGTGGCTGCCTGTTTGTGCGATTGCCAAGATCTCGATGAAGGGTGCGATAG TGCCTTCTTTTTGTGCTCTTCTGAATAGATGGATTACATGTAAATCCGTGCAGCCAGAGACTTGTGAAAGAATCATGGATACTATTTCCGATCGCCTCCGAATTCCTTGGCTTAGGGGAGCCAAAAAAGTTAACATTAGCATCATTCCCCCGCTCGTCCTACTGCCCGTCTTCCTCCGCGTGGCTTCCTGGCATTTCCTCCTGGGGGGGGTGGTTTTGACCTCCCTTCCTGTGCTGGCTCTGTGGTACTACTACCTCACtcacagaaggaaagaacagactCTGTTTTTCCTGAGCCTCGGACTGTTCTCTCTGGGCTACATGTACTATGTGTTCCTGCAGGAAGTGGTCCCCAAAGGGCGTGTGGGACCCACTCAGCTGGCTCTTCTTACCTGCGGGTTATTTCTGATACTCTTAGCCTTGTACAGAGCCAAGAAGAATCCAGGCTACCTCAGAAATCCAGCAAGCAATGACAGACCTCTAAGCAGCGGCCAGGCTGAATGCCTGACCAGAAAAGGGCAGGAGAAGACCAAAGGGTTCCCGGGCGCAGAATCGTCGGGTAGTCTCAACAACCGCACGCTGAAGGATGAGCCTAAGGGCTCTTCCAGGGTGTTGGTTGGAAGCCCTACCAAGATCAAGGAGGACTGGTGTGCCAAGTGCCAGCTGGTGCGACCAGCCCGGGCGTGGCATTGCCGGATCTGTGGCATCTGTGTGAGGAGAATGGATCATCACTGTGTCTG GATAAATAGCTGTGTTGGAGAATCAAATCATCAAGCATTTATACTTGCCCTTTCGATCTTCTTGCTAACCTCGGCGTATGGGATAACACTGACCTTGGACACCATTTGTAGAGATAGAAGTGTCTTCACAGCTCTCTTCTATTGTCCTGGAGTTTACGCAGATTACAG CTCAGCGTTGTCCTTCACCTGTGTGTGGTACTCTGTGATCATCACGGCGGGCATGGCCTACATCTTCCTCATCCAGCTGATAAACATCAGTTACAACGTCACCGAGAGGGAAGTCCAGCAGGCCCTTCGACAGAAGACGGGGCGCCGGCTCCTCTGTGGGCTCATCGTGGACACAGGCCAGTACAACCGGGGCTTCCTGCGGAACTGGTACCAGTTCTCCACCCTGGGTGCCCACCCCTTCCACCACCCTGCCGAGGACATTGTCTGA
- the ZDHHC23 gene encoding palmitoyltransferase ZDHHC23 isoform X3 has translation MGSMKPVKTNKAEEPELEPLCCCEYIDRNGEKNHVAACLCDCQDLDEGCDRWITCKSVQPETCERIMDTISDRLRIPWLRGAKKVNISIIPPLVLLPVFLRVASWHFLLGGVVLTSLPVLALWYYYLTHRRKEQTLFFLSLGLFSLGYMYYVFLQEVVPKGRVGPTQLALLTCGLFLILLALYRAKKNPGYLRNPASNDRPLSSGQAECLTRKGQEKTKGFPGAESSGSLNNRTLKDEPKGSSRVLVGSPTKIKEDWCAKCQLVRPARAWHCRICGICVRRMDHHCVWINSCVGESNHQAFILALSIFLLTSAYGITLTLDTICRDRSVFTALFYCPGVYADYSSALSFTCVWYSVIITAGMAYIFLIQLINISYNVTEREVQQALRQKTGRRLLCGLIVDTDSFIQKTRESALLSHYKKKPKQKAMA, from the exons ATGGGCAGTATGAAGCCAGTGAAGACAAACAAAGCGGAAGAACCTGAATTGGAGCCCCTGTGCTGCTGCGAGTACATAGATCGAAATGGGGAAAAGAACCACGTGGCTGCCTGTTTGTGCGATTGCCAAGATCTCGATGAAGGGTGCGATAG ATGGATTACATGTAAATCCGTGCAGCCAGAGACTTGTGAAAGAATCATGGATACTATTTCCGATCGCCTCCGAATTCCTTGGCTTAGGGGAGCCAAAAAAGTTAACATTAGCATCATTCCCCCGCTCGTCCTACTGCCCGTCTTCCTCCGCGTGGCTTCCTGGCATTTCCTCCTGGGGGGGGTGGTTTTGACCTCCCTTCCTGTGCTGGCTCTGTGGTACTACTACCTCACtcacagaaggaaagaacagactCTGTTTTTCCTGAGCCTCGGACTGTTCTCTCTGGGCTACATGTACTATGTGTTCCTGCAGGAAGTGGTCCCCAAAGGGCGTGTGGGACCCACTCAGCTGGCTCTTCTTACCTGCGGGTTATTTCTGATACTCTTAGCCTTGTACAGAGCCAAGAAGAATCCAGGCTACCTCAGAAATCCAGCAAGCAATGACAGACCTCTAAGCAGCGGCCAGGCTGAATGCCTGACCAGAAAAGGGCAGGAGAAGACCAAAGGGTTCCCGGGCGCAGAATCGTCGGGTAGTCTCAACAACCGCACGCTGAAGGATGAGCCTAAGGGCTCTTCCAGGGTGTTGGTTGGAAGCCCTACCAAGATCAAGGAGGACTGGTGTGCCAAGTGCCAGCTGGTGCGACCAGCCCGGGCGTGGCATTGCCGGATCTGTGGCATCTGTGTGAGGAGAATGGATCATCACTGTGTCTG GATAAATAGCTGTGTTGGAGAATCAAATCATCAAGCATTTATACTTGCCCTTTCGATCTTCTTGCTAACCTCGGCGTATGGGATAACACTGACCTTGGACACCATTTGTAGAGATAGAAGTGTCTTCACAGCTCTCTTCTATTGTCCTGGAGTTTACGCAGATTACAG CTCAGCGTTGTCCTTCACCTGTGTGTGGTACTCTGTGATCATCACGGCGGGCATGGCCTACATCTTCCTCATCCAGCTGATAAACATCAGTTACAACGTCACCGAGAGGGAAGTCCAGCAGGCCCTTCGACAGAAGACGGGGCGCCGGCTCCTCTGTGGGCTCATCGTGGACACAG attcattcattcagaagacCAGGGAGTCAGCCCTCCtatctcattacaagaaaaagccaaagcaaaaagCAATGGCTTAG
- the LOC113599800 gene encoding translation initiation factor IF-2-like, which yields MVTADHTAQDSQGAGGCAHLPVQAGEGREVPAQRLGAGGNSPSGLRPASAAGSGEATRRPRSAQSRRPAPPLRLRAGRPSPASADREDVGGPRAPPRPKNDLGKEVTCAPGPRCGCSQRGRGGGENGRFLPRRGRVFPARSRWALGVTAGVSRTPAPLRRAFAAAAHL from the coding sequence ATGGTGACAGCCGACCACACAGCCCAGGACAGCCAGGGCGCGGGCGGCTGCGCTCACCTGCcggtgcaagctggggagggccgAGAGGTCCCCGCCCAAAGACTGGGCGCAGGTGGAAACTCACCCTCGGGGCTGCGGCCGGCGTCTGCAGCCGGCTCCGGGGAGGCCACCAGGCGCCCGCGCAGCGCTCAGAGTCGCCGTCCAGCCCCACCGCTCCGGCTCCGCGCAGGGCGCCCCTCTCCCGCCTCCGCCGACCGTGAGGACGTGGGCGGGCCGCGAGCGCCGCCCCGCCCGAAGAATGACCTTGGAAAGGAAGTTACCTGCGCTCCAGGGCCGAGGTGCGGCTGCAGCCAAAGAGGCCGAGGTGGCGGGGAGAACGGCCGGTTCCTCCCGAGGCGCGGACGCGTCTTCCCAGCTCGGAGCCGCTGGGCTCTCGGTGTGACGGCTGGAGTCTCGAGGACCCCGGCTCCGCTCCGCCGCGCCTTCGCCGCCGCCGCCCACCTGTGA